In the Pleuronectes platessa chromosome 8, fPlePla1.1, whole genome shotgun sequence genome, one interval contains:
- the map1lc3cl gene encoding microtubule-associated proteins 1A/1B light chain 3C — translation MAPFEKSMEMMPFKQRRCLETRKDEVSSIRSKFPNKLPVIVERYIREKSLPLLDKTKFLVPFELTLGQFLCLLRNKIDLESTQALFLLVAERSMSSMSSSMGDVYSRHSDTDGFLYITYASQEVFGAAQPAASQHC, via the exons atggctCCTTTTGAGAAATCCATGGAGATGATGCCCTTCAAGCAAAGGAGATGCCTTG AAACAAGAAAAGATGAAGTGAGCAGCATTCGCTCTAAATTCCCCAACAAGTTACCT GTAATTGTTGAACGTTACATCCGTGAAAAGAGTCTCCCCCTGTTGGACAAAACAAAGTTCCTGGTTCCCTTTGAGCTCACTTTGGGTCAGTTCCTCTGCCTGCTCAG GAATAAGATTGACTTGGAGTCTACACAAGCCCTGTTCCTCTTGGTGGCAGAGAGGAGCATGTCCTCTATGTCCTCCAGCATGGGAGATGTTTACTCTCGCCACAGCGACACAGACGGCTTCCTCTACATCACCTACGCCTCGCAGGAGGTGTTCGGAGCAGCCCAGCCGGCAGCCAGCCAGCACTGCTGA